A genome region from Cryptococcus neoformans var. neoformans B-3501A chromosome 8, whole genome shotgun sequence includes the following:
- a CDS encoding hypothetical protein (Match to ESTs gb|CF189719.1|CF189719, gb|CF189718.1|CF189718): MVYVIVVHLQSLPEHVEEIKAKLKEAAEVYRKDKETIDWHVMQDPKDETKFCIVERYEQESSQQYHLSNPYWKTFDPYVVPRLARPMDLTRWEEF, translated from the exons ATGGTCTATGTTATTGTTGTTCACCTCCAGTCCCTTCCC GAGCACGTCGAGGAGATCAAGGCCAAGCTGAAGGAGGCCGCCGAGGTTTACagaaaggacaaggag ACTATTGACTGGCATGTCATGCAGGATCCCAAAGACGAGACCAAATTCTGTATCGTCGAGAGATACGAACAGGAGTCTTCACAGCAGTATCATTTGAGTAACCCC TACTGGAAG ACCTTTGACCCTTACGTCGTCCCCCGTCTGGCCAGGCCCATGGACCTTACCCGATGGGAGGAGTTTTAA